In the Caenorhabditis elegans chromosome X genome, one interval contains:
- the mrp-6 gene encoding Multidrug resistance-associated protein lethal(2)03659 (Confirmed by transcript evidence): MSISSPRKSNKENETLLIEQKEDLKKTPDETKPDVNLESVEGYHPSSEDSAGLISSILFSFVGFYWWRTRNAQTDTDLLEKPSKGISAKYAAQKLESKWISSGPKRTHFLVGVWHCTKVSVMAHAISLCLEELTRVAQPLLLRELMSYYDIEEGQEFPYWPAMQVALIISLLSFVTVCIHHPYFHGLLKVGNHARVATGVLLYRKSLRISLTSLFETNSGQIIQLLNTDAAKLEQAFLFAHYVWLCPLLMFFYAYILWSMFGFCCLLGFLVMMAIVSFQVHYSYQLGVNRRNIGDKMDSRLKVMSEIINGIKVIKMHGWENAFAEKIRILREDEIKAVGTSAFYSSMVMGIYFISAKIGLFVYIFACDYFDEILTTRGVFASSALFNSVRLPFALFLPLGLLFGRELFSTSRRIDLFFCLEEYSRITLELDSTDTEDGSKNEKEGLTLKKIGEKPSWTLKCDKAEKTSVFLNKVTAVWYDKDEHDQKKKKKNFKALSDNDATVIAGEKKDEPLHVVYAVQDLSFEFVAGTCYGIIGSVGSGKSSLLLTILSESRMTRGNLSVNGSFAYCAQEPWIFTGSIQDNIVFGSEFNKERYENALELCLLTPDLRQFANGDMTIVGDNGSTLSGGQRARVALARAVYADADIYLLDDPLSAVDAHVGKKLYENLIRGFLSDKLVILVTHQIHFLSELDSVILMKNNKMVGNGSLDELKSTFTDDFIKLQAVETEVQSDELFVDGPPSSPPPSPVNIESMEKINKESIFQRANSVLSGSKMSETEYVKEIVYESRKSGTISWSVYWEYTRGVINPLKYGIWLVVCVLITQLMNNFVDWWLNKWLVDLDMNNADNSTSKEEFNRNVDVLGYTFNVTFQTYELTFIISTVIMSILGVVRSVWFRNAQLMASRILHNSMFDCVLKTESEFFDKNSEGMILNRFSKDIGLTDDLLAFTYFEFVFGTLTFVGIVGLVSMVRPIVILACAFITAGFYFCRKMYVHRSRELKRIEAAARSPLNTTITSTVHGLSTIRAYRKENEMIEKFCALHDVYMAAYNMGLLSARWFGICIDFLVSVFVSIVAIVVVLQYETLTVGEVGLCLVCAVQLSGFFSWIMRQSAELENGMVSVERVLEYTKLKSEEEARRPHDAYLDKQLLNSWPTKGEIEFENVSVNYGETKVLKNLSFVVLGGQKIGVVGRTGAGKSTLIKIIFGLKEYCSGRVTIDGVDLDHISLNFRRGGMSIIPQEPVIFSGTVRENLDPFDEYDDATIWFALEQCELKRSITKEKGLNVELGQRGVSLSVGQRQLFCLARAMIHRSKILVIDEATANVDGVTDACIQKTIRDFFKNATIITVAHRLHTIMNSDNVMVFEKGELVEFDKPITLLDDQSSLFSRMAAQSGAENFDSLRAAALAHAIDDQSSYTDNS; encoded by the exons ATGTCAATATCAAGTCCCAGAAAGTCGAACAAGGAAAATGAAACTCTACTCATCGAACAGAAAGAGGACTTGAAA AAGACACCTGATGAAACAAAACCGGATGTCAACCTAGAGAGTGTAGAAGGCTATCATCCAAGTTCCGAAGATAGCGCCGGATTGATCAGTAGcattctgttttcttttgtcgGTTTCTACTGGTGGAGAACTAGAAATGCTCAAACTGACACGGATCTGCTCGAAAAGCCATCAAAAggaatttctgcaaaatatgCGGCACAGAAGCTCGAAAG cAAATGGATTTCGAGTGGCCCAAAAAGAACTCATTTTCTGGTTGGTGTTTGGCACTGCACAAAAGTCAGTGTAATGGCTCACGCGATTTCGCTCTGTTTAGAAGAGCTCACACGTGTCGCGCAGCCACTGCTCTTGAGAGAACTGATGAGCTACTACGACATCGAAGAGGGCCAGGAATTTCCATACTGGCCAGCTATGCAag TTGCTCTGATCATTTCTCTGCTATCGTTTGTCACAGTTTGCATCCATCACCCATATTTCCACGGTCTGCTGAAAGTCGGAAACCATGCTCGGGTCGCCACAGGAGTTCTACTCTACAGAAAATCACTTCGAATCTCTCTCACATCTCTATTCGAGACGAATAGTGGACAAATCATTCAGCTTCTTAATACTGACGCTGCAAAACTGGAACAAGCGTTTTTATTTGCACATTACGTTTGGCTGTGCCCACTGTTAATGTTCTTTTACGCTTACATTCTATGGTCAATGTTTGGATTTTGTTGTCTTCTTGGATTCCTTGTCATGATGGCTATCGTCTCGTTTCAGGTTCATTATTCTTATCAGCTCGGAGTGAATAG ACGTAACATCGGTGACAAAATGGACTCAAGGTTGAAAGTCATGAGTGAGATCATTAATGGAATCAAAGTTATCAAAATGCATGGATGGGAGAATgcgtttgctgaaaaaatccgaattctCAGAGA agatgaaATCAAAGCAGTTGGAACATCTGCCTTCTACTCATCTATGGTGATGGGAATTTACttcatttctgcaaaaattggcTTATTCGTTTACATCTTTGCATGCGATTActttgatgaaattttgacAACCAGAGGTGTATTCGCATCG TCTGCACTTTTCAACTCGGTGCGTCTTCCATTTGCATTATTCCTCCCACTGGGCTTGCTCTTCGGGCGTGAACTATTTTCAACGAGTCGGcgaattgatttatttttctgtctTGAAGAATATTCGAGAATCACATTGGAACTCGATAGCACTGACACAGAAGATGGAAGCAAGAATGAAAAAGAAGGGcttacattgaaaaaaatcggagaaaaaccTAGTTGGACACTGAAATGTGATAAAGCTGAAAAGacttcagtttttctgaataaagtGACCGCCGTTTGGTACGACAAAGATGAACATgatcagaagaagaaaaagaagaattttaAAGCGTTGAGCGATAATGATGCAACTGTTATTGCTGGCGAGAAGAAAGATGAGCCGCTTCATGTTGTCTACGCAGTTCAAGATTTGAGCTTCGAGTTCGTAGCTGGAACATGTTATGGGATAATTGGTTCCGTCGGTAGTGGAAAATCTTCTCTTCTCCTCACAATTCTCTCGGAATCCCGTATGACTCGCGGGAATCTTTCTGTAAATGGCTCGTTCGCTTATTGTGCTCAAGAACCATGGATCTTCACCGGCAGTATCCAGGACAATATTGTCTTTGGCAGCGAATTCAACAAAGAACGTTATGAGAATGCTCTAGAGCTATGCCTTTTGACACCTGATTTGCGGCAATTTGCAAATGGAGACATGACCATTGTTGGTGATAATGGTTCAACACTATCTGGAGGACAAAGAGCAAGAGTAGCTCTTGCACGTGCTGTGTATGCGGATGCTGACATCTACCTTCTCGATGATCCTCTTTCCGCCGTGGATGCTcatgttggaaaaaaactgtatgaaaa cctTATTCGTGGATTCTTATCGGATAAGCTAGTTATCCTCGTCACCCATCAAATTCACTTCCTGAGCGAATTGGACTCTGTAATTCttatgaaaaacaacaaaatggTCGGAAATGGATCTCTGGACGAACTGAAATCCACTTTCACTGACGACTTCATAAAGCTTCAAGCTGTCGAGACTGAAGTTCAAAGCGATGAACTTTTTGTGGACGGGCCTCCCTCGTCTCCGCCACCATCTCCAGTAAATATCGAGTCTATGGAGAAAATAAACAAGGAGAGCATATTCCAAAGAGCCAATAGTGTATTATCAGGAAGCAAAATGTCTGAAACAGAATACGTGAAGGAAATAGTTTACGAGTCGAGGAAATCGGGAACAATCTCTTGGTCCGTCTATTGGGAGTACACAAGAGGTGTCATAAACCCCTTGAAGTACGGAATATGGCTGGTGGTTTGTGTTTTAATAACTCAGCTTATGAATAACTTTGTCGACTGGTGGTTGAACAAATG GTTGGTAGATCTGGATATGAACAATGCAGATAACAGTACCAGCAAAGAAGAGTTCAATAGGAATGTTGACGTTCTTGGTTACACGTTCAATGTCACATTCCAAACTTATGAACTCACATTCATTATCAGTACCGTTATCATGTCGATTCTCGGAGTGGTTCGATCGGTTTGGTTCCGCAATGCACAATTGATGGCTTCTCGAATTCTTCATAATTCCATGTTTGACTGTGTTCTCAAAACTGAATCCgagtttttcgacaaaaattctGAAG GAATGATTCTGAATCGCTTTTCAAAAGACATAGGCCTCACTGATGACTTGCTTGCGTTCACGTactttgaatttgttttt GGTACGTTGACATTTGTGGGAATAGTTGGATTAGTCTCCATGGTCAGACCTATTGTCATTCTTGCCTGCGCGTTCATAACTGCAGGGTTCTACTTCTGTAGGAAAATGTACGTTCATCGTTCACGGGAATTGAAGAGAATTGAGGCAGCCG ctCGGTCTCCACTGAACACTACTATTACATCTACTGTCCATGGTTTGTCGACTATTCGAGCATACCGAAAAGAAAACGAGAtgattgaaaagttttgcgCTCTTCAT GATGTTTATATGGCCGCGTACAACATGGGACTTTTGTCCGCCCGTTGGTTCGGAATTTGCATCGACTTTTTGGTGTCTGTTTTCGTTTCCATTGTGGCGATTGTTGTTGTTCTTCAATATG AAACCCTGACCGTCGGAGAAGTCGGATTGTGCCTTGTGTGCGCGGTTCAGTTGAGTGGATTCTTCTCGTGGATCATGCGGCAAAGCGCCGAGCTGGAGAACGGg ATGGTTTCCGTGGAACGAGTGCTAGAGTACACCAAATTGAAATCTGAAGAAGAAGCCAGAAGACCACATGATGCATACCTCGATAAACAGCTACTGAACTCTTGGCCAACGAAAGGAGAAATcgagtttgaaaatgtatcTGTCAATTATGGGGAGACCAAAGTACTCAAAAATCTTAGCTTTGTTGTTTTAGGTGGACAAAAG ATTGGAGTCGTCGGCCGAACTGGTGCTGGTAAATCAACActcattaaaattatttttggactGAAAGAGTACTGCTCTGGACGTGTCACTATCGACGGTGTGGATCTGGATCACATTAGTCTTAACTTCAGAAGAGGAGGAATGTCTATCATTCCGCAGGAGCCCGTAATCTTTTCAGGAACGGTCCGGGAGAATTTGGACCCGTTCGATGAGTATGATGATGCTACTATTTGGTTTGCGTTAGAGCAG tgtgaGCTTAAACGTTCCAtcacaaaagaaaaaggaTTGAACGTCGAATTGGGCCAACGGGGAGTCAGCCTGTCTGTCGGTCAGCGTCAACTTTTCTGTCTTGCCCGAGCAATGATCCACCGATCCAAAATTCTTGTTATTGATGAAGCAACCGCAAATGTTGATGGAGTGACAGATGCTTGCATCCAGAAAACAATTCgagactttttcaaaaacgccACAATCATCACGGTGGCCCACCGTCTTCACACCATTATGAACAGCGATAATGTAATG GTGTTTGAAAAAGGAGAGCTCGTCGAGTTTGACAAACCGATCACTTTGCTGGATGATCAGAGCTCGCTGTTTTCAAGAATGGCTGCTCAATCaggggctgaaaattttgactcCCTTCGGGCGGCTGCATTGGCCCATGCAATCGATGATCAGTCATCGTATACGGATAATAGTTAa